In Microbulbifer salipaludis, a genomic segment contains:
- the tusA gene encoding sulfurtransferase TusA translates to MKSQHTLDARGLLCPEPVMMLHAAVRKVAAGEVLQMLATDPSTQRDVPKFCQFLGYELVRHEEDNDEFVYWIKKAD, encoded by the coding sequence ACAACACACACTCGATGCCCGTGGCCTGCTGTGCCCGGAACCCGTCATGATGCTCCACGCCGCAGTCCGCAAGGTGGCGGCCGGTGAAGTATTGCAGATGCTCGCCACCGACCCGTCCACCCAGCGGGACGTACCCAAGTTTTGCCAGTTTCTCGGTTACGAGCTGGTAAGGCATGAAGAAGACAATGATGAATTTGTCTACTGGATAAAGAAGGCCGATTAG